The Populus trichocarpa isolate Nisqually-1 chromosome 11, P.trichocarpa_v4.1, whole genome shotgun sequence genome has a segment encoding these proteins:
- the LOC7483645 gene encoding 30S ribosomal protein S10, chloroplastic — protein MMSASSFTTTLIPSLTTSSSFPCKTTKLSTSCFSFNNNVLKTTLKPSSLSTCRVFAAPEALDSQTTLDPLPDTLDGPESDTFQVGDSETPSHQSVSIAADADMMAPKQKIRIKLRSFWVKLIEDSCKQIMDAARTTNAKTMGPVPLPTKKRVYCVLKSPHVHKDARFHFEIRTHQRLIDILYPTAQTIDSLMQLDLPAGVDVEVKL, from the exons atgatgtcTGCTTCTTCATTCACTACAACGTTAATCCCTTCTCTTACgacttcttcttcatttccttgTAAAACAACGAAGCTCTCgacttcttgtttttcttttaacaacaaTGTCTTGAAGACGACCCTTAAACCCTCCTCCCTTTCAACGTGTAGAGTTTTTGCTGCTCCTGAAGCTTTGGATTCTCAAACCACTCTAGACCCACTTCCAGATACCCTTGACGGACCTGAATCTGATACCTTTCAG GTTGGAGATTCTGAGACTCCCAGTCATCAATCAGTCAGCATTGCTGCAGATGCAGACATG ATGGCACCGAAGCAGAAAATTAGAATCAAGCTAAGATCTTTTTGGGTCAAATTGATCGAGGACTCCTGCAAGCAGATAATGGATGCTGCAAGGACCACCAATGCGAAGACCATGGGTCCTGTGCCATTACCAACCAAGAAGCGTGTTTACTGTGTTCTTAAATCCCCCCATGTGCACAAGGATGCAAGGTTCCATTTTGAGATTCGAACCCATCAACGTCTTATAGATATTCTGTACCCAACTGCACAAACAATAGATTCATTGATGCAACTTGACCTTCCTGCTGGAGTTGATGTGGAGGTCAAGCTCTGA